From the genome of Salvia splendens isolate huo1 chromosome 7, SspV2, whole genome shotgun sequence:
TGCAACTTAATCTTCCTTAAAATAATACCTGTACTAAtactaaagaaaaaaagagaaagaaaagagtAGGATCTGATTCTGAGCCAAAACCCCAATAAAAGCCCTACTTCTGTACACTCTGTCGTCGGCGCCTGAGATCCCCATAACTCTGTCATGGCCTCCTTCGCCGCCAGGTCTGTCTTGCGCTCCGCCGCCAGAATCTCCGTCGGCGTCAAGCCGAGGGCTCCTCCTTCTCCATTTCGTCTCCCATCCCAAAATCCCCTGTCCGCTCGCATTTTCAGGTAATTTACATCGATTGAGTTCGACTTCCCGCTTATGTGATTCCAACCGGATTTCTCTATTGCGACAATTTTGGTGTTTGAGATGCGCTTTTGAGGTAGGTCACCCGTGGAGATGAGCAGTGTTTCCGTGGCTTCGATGTTGCCCTACCACACCGCCACTGCCTCAGCTCTGCTTACCTCGATGCTTTCCGTCGCTCCGCGTACCCACGCTTGGACTAtcgagggtaacttcttcaTTTCCTCAATGCAGCTTTCTCTtggaaattattttgttttctattgCAACTCAGAATGTAATCATAGTGAGTTGCTATTCTAATTATCTATATTCTGTCCAGCTTTTAATCTAATATAGCACTGATTGTTATTGCTGTATGATTATAAGGATTTCTCAAATAGGACTATCGATCAGTTTGATTTGGGGACTATTTCATTAACAATTTAATACTAGGTTCAATTGCCCCTCAGTTGAACGTACCAGGCTACTAGCTGTTACTTTGTCAAAGAAGATAAATTGTTAGTATTTTCTTTCTCAAGAACAAAATAACCGTAGGAACTATAAATAAGATACGCATTTAACCAAATTATTGTTAATTTCAGCGTATTCTTTTCAAACACTAGCCTCTTGTTTTCACTGTAGATGCATTCTTCTATTTGAGGTCTAGCTCAGAGCTCTCTAAATGAAAGAGGTGTATTCTTTTCATCTTGTAGGGTAAGAAAGGACATAGATGAAGGTCTTGAAAAGGAGGTGAAGAGATTTTATTCTCTTATCTGATGAAAATAATCTAACATGATATGCCTACCAATTGATAGATGAGGTAGTCAACCCTATATCTGTATGCAGtatatttattactagtataaaTGTAGCTCTTTCAAGTTTCAAGTAGGCTTGGGGAGATGGGATAGAAGAGAAACAAAGAAGAAACTTCAGAATTAACCATAGCTTGCAGGCTCAGAAGGCAGAGGCTGTTTTCCTGAGTTGGACCTGTTACTTTGGCTGAAATTTGATTAACCTGTCTGTTTCACCCCAACGTGTAACCTTAAAATATAATCTAATTGGGTGGCAATGGCAAAGCGTCTATTGCATGCAGTTTAGTGTTATGAAACTCCCAAGTGTTTAGTCAAGGATTATTCGAGTCAAGAAGATAATAATAGTCATTTGGTATAGTTAtcagtagttttttttattggatTTGCTTTAGCTACAGTTTATAATAGTTAGAGGCATGAAGCAGGGATCTGGCTTCTGCAACTCATGATCTGAGTTATGACCGAGTGGTTCAATGAAATTGGATGCTTAATTTAGTTGGAAGTCCTTTGTAGGAGTTCTTACTTTGTCAGAAATACTGACTTTTGAGGCATGGATTGATCTCTTTAATTCTCTCGCAGCATAAGAAATAGTACTCCGTATGTAGCTGTTGCTCTAAATCAGACTGTGTGTGTTGGGGGGAAGGTCCCCCATGCTTACATAGATGTCATTGCCACATATATCACCAGACTAATGAAATAGACCGTGCAATAATTTTGGCctatttttcatgtttttttcttCCTCAAGTTCTATTTTACTAGTCTTCCCAATTATTATACGATGGGAATTATGATGCCTACTATCTGTTATGTGTATCTGCAGAACTAGGGCTTTTCATTGATCACCCTGCTAAGAAGCTGTTAGGAAACTTATTTCTTGTTTAGGCCATATAAATATCATGCTGATAACATGTTGTATGTTAGGATACTTATTTCTTGTTTAGGCCATATAAATATCATGCTGATAACATGTTGTATTCATCAGCTTGCAATGAGGGGGTATGATGATTGTTGGATGGTCCCAAGAAGTATTTTTTGCATGTGCACTAGGACAGTGTCTGATAAATAGTCAAGAATGAGCTCAGCACAAGAGATGGACCAATTTTTTGGATTCCTTTTGTGTTTTACTAGCTTATCAAATAAGGAGATAAGAGTTGCTTCTTTATTTGTTTTAACGCGAAGGgattaaaatatgtaaaattgtGGAATCTATTTATTGAGATGTTGTAGTTGTAATCATATACTCCTACTAGCTTGAATTATGCAACCTGCTCATTTTTACCTTGGGCCTGGCTGCTATTAATGTTATTACCTGGCTAACTGCTACTGTTTGTTAATGACCTTTTGACTTTGggcttcctttttctttctaggGTTGTGATAACTGTTCATGGGCCGATTTTCAGATTGAAGATATTCCAAATTGTGCAATTTAGACTATATGTTGAAGTTGTATTATTGCAAAGGACTAAATAATTAACTAGACAGTAGGCACCTTCaaaatcatgtttttttattgaattttaaatgcattaatcaaaagttactactattattattgttcATTTCAACTGCTGAATGTAAGAAATTTTGTTCGTCTTTATTGTAGATGGATGATTGTTAGAATGTGGCCTGATTTTTCCAGCTTTATTTCGATGGAATCTGAATCTTGAGGTGGTGTTTATATAGCTCTTTTAGGATCTAGATTTCTGCCATTTGTGTACTCCAATTACCTCCTGATATTTGGCAATCAGGAATGTAATTCAAACGATGCAGTGTAGACTGCACAAGTTTTTTTCTTGTAATTCATATATATTAGTGGCCTCGCTCAATTATATAAGCTCATTTTGTTTGGGAATTATGGTTTTAGTTAATGTAAGATTTGTTGTAATCATGCAATATGCAAGATGATTTGGGGTTTTAGAGATATCTTAATTTGAATGTGTGAAATTGGAGATAAATATGAATTAAAACTGTAAATTGCGGGATCATAAATATTAGAGGTTTGGTTGGTGCTTGTGGTAAGATTTAAAATGGTGACGTTACATTTCAATGATAgttttaattggatttttggAGCGGGTTTGTTGATGGAATTACACAAGATACGTATATAAAAATTCTTTGTTGATATGTTGAATCATACTACTACCTCCATCTCAATTGAGTTCAAcatggattttaaaaaatataaaaaaaagtagatggaaaaaaatagtggatataagacctatttttatatattagtcttataataaaatttaagttgaatgAGTAAGTGAAATATGTGatatttatcatttatagtaaaagtgaatcggAACTCTTAATTGCgaacggactaaaatggtaaaccggAATTCCTAATAGCGGACGAAGAGAGTACTATTAACAATAAAAGTTATTCATccctaaaattttattttggcCTAAAATTGGTATTTTCTATGAAGTTAGTTTcttatgattttttaatttggcAAAATTTTATACTCAAGTAACACACTGATTACACACGTAACAATCCATTTATCTACCCTACATAATTCGATATGCAACATCGAATTCAAACTAGGAGAAAATCAGATTCATGAAAATTTTGGTACGATATGTAACTTTATGGTATCAATGactaagttttaaatttattaaaaatactaGATTCCATCCAAACTTTGTGATCTTAGACCCTATTACCTTCATTGCAGCATTTtgattccgtcgccttggcaGCCCCCACACTCCGACCCGACATCATATGAGGGGGTTTAAttagggtacgcagtagccgttaagggggaggccttaacccactggTTGCCAGAAGCTCATCTCTCAAGgtctcacacttgtgcctgagagatggaaacAACTACATGACAACAGTGTGATTTGAACCCagactcattgcagcaagatctgtccctccgttgccaactgcgttACACCCCTGCGGGCACCCTATTACCTTCAAGTATGGCAATACTTGGGCGAAGGTTCGGAATATCGATAGGTGGGCGGGTGGCATCGGGTCCAGCATGGACTCCACCTCGAAACGAATGAAGAACAGGGTGGTGGTGGCCGATCAGAGCCCGGTGATGAGGAGGTCGCTAGCCAATTCGCAGCAGTCGATGCAGGGGGCTCGAGCTCTGATGGGCGACGTTGTCCGATTAGTGTGAAGGTGGCGAAGGTGGCTAGAGCTAAAGGCAGGGGATGAGGCGAACCAAACCAGACGACTCCCTCCGGAGCGGCGTATGACCGTTTAATGGGACTATGGTTCGCTGTCACAACGGTCGACGCTTCCCGTATGACGCCATTGCCAGAATAAAACATCTAAGGGTTCAACTGGGACTCCCTTTGATGTCGCCTCGCCGTTTGCATAGCAACAACAACCTCCTACACAGCCGCCGACAGAGTAATtgttttaggatttttattatgtaattttaaatttttaggatttaaattatgtacagtattttttagtttttaggatTCCaatcatgtactccctccgtcccgctttaggagtttcggttgggataaactaataaaaaatgcctacaaagtaagtaaaaaaatattaaaagtgggtctcaacatctactacaacatttatttattacacactcactTAAAAGTGGGTCTGTCCCATcatccactacaacatttatttattacacactcaaacactttcttaaaacatgtgcccgacTCAATCGAGACTCCTAAAGCAGAATGGAGGAAGTATTTTTTAACTatgccattttttatttttaggattttaatttgcaatttttgattttttaattatgtattttaaataaaatgtttttttattcattgaatttaaaattgaacgaattaaataatgaatagttaagagaatATATGGTTAAAATACagaggaatggagtaaaaagtagTACGAGGCTCAAGAATAAGAGACAGATAAAAGCTGGAGTTGCCGATGGCGTTATACTTCCTCtgttttaattataataagttgtttttatatttagtctatcataataaaaatgatttgttact
Proteins encoded in this window:
- the LOC121740982 gene encoding protein NUCLEAR FUSION DEFECTIVE 6, mitochondrial-like isoform X1 is translated as MASFAARSVLRSAARISVGVKPRAPPSPFRLPSQNPLSARIFRSPVEMSSVSVASMLPYHTATASALLTSMLSVAPRTHAWTIEACNEGV
- the LOC121740982 gene encoding protein NUCLEAR FUSION DEFECTIVE 6, mitochondrial-like isoform X3, translating into MASFAARSVLRSAARISVGVKPRAPPSPFRLPSQNPLSARIFRSPVEMSSVSVASMLPYHTATASALLTSMLSVAPRTHAWTIEGL
- the LOC121740982 gene encoding protein NUCLEAR FUSION DEFECTIVE 6, mitochondrial-like isoform X2; the encoded protein is MASFAARSVLRSAARISVGVKPRAPPSPFRLPSQNPLSARIFRSPVEMSSVSVASMLPYHTATASALLTSMLSVAPRTHAWTIEDG